In the Devosia sp. SL43 genome, one interval contains:
- a CDS encoding response regulator transcription factor, whose translation MSEEIYYHSFLNRDRLIHIVDPDLATCEALSVLFRLEGFQTTFSLDANQFVMTLDRRRPDIVVLNLRVGEESGLNLLRRVKAMRTGTPVFMLADHPQVEAAVTAMKLGASDVISKPIDTEHFLTVIRDALRRDVHLGAMQGGRRPVEVRGFSQLTPREREVLQLITNGQSNKEAGRELGISPRTIEVHRARVMEKLGARNTADLMRIVLTS comes from the coding sequence ATGAGCGAAGAAATCTACTATCATTCATTTTTGAACCGCGACCGCTTGATCCATATCGTGGATCCCGACTTGGCGACCTGCGAGGCGCTGAGCGTGCTCTTCCGCCTGGAGGGCTTCCAGACCACGTTTTCACTCGACGCCAATCAGTTCGTCATGACCTTGGATCGGCGAAGGCCCGATATCGTCGTACTCAATCTCCGCGTGGGCGAGGAAAGCGGACTGAACCTGCTGCGGCGGGTCAAAGCCATGCGGACCGGTACGCCCGTCTTCATGCTGGCCGACCACCCACAGGTCGAGGCGGCGGTGACGGCGATGAAGCTGGGCGCCTCCGACGTCATCAGCAAGCCGATCGACACCGAGCATTTCCTCACTGTCATCCGCGATGCGCTGCGCCGCGACGTCCATCTGGGCGCCATGCAGGGCGGACGCCGGCCGGTCGAGGTGCGCGGCTTCTCCCAGCTCACACCACGCGAACGCGAAGTGCTCCAGCTGATCACCAACGGTCAATCCAACAAGGAAGCCGGCCGTGAACTGGGCATTTCCCCACGCACCATCGAGGTCCACCGGGCCCGCGTCATGGAAAAGCTGGGCGCTCGCAACACGGCCGATCTGATGAGAATCGTGCTGACGAGCTGA
- the mscL gene encoding large-conductance mechanosensitive channel protein MscL, with protein sequence MFKEFRDFAIKGNMVDLAIGVIIGAAFGGIVSSLVDDVFMPIIGILIGGIDFSGIALTVGSASINVGLFINAVVKFLIIAFVLFMVVKGINSLKREAAKEPVETTPAPSKEEVLLTEIRDLLRANPR encoded by the coding sequence ATGTTCAAGGAATTCAGAGATTTTGCCATCAAGGGCAATATGGTCGATCTGGCGATCGGCGTGATCATCGGCGCTGCCTTCGGCGGCATCGTTTCGTCTCTTGTCGATGACGTCTTCATGCCCATTATCGGCATTCTCATCGGCGGCATCGACTTTTCCGGCATCGCGCTGACCGTTGGCAGTGCTTCGATCAATGTGGGCCTTTTCATCAACGCCGTGGTCAAGTTTCTGATCATTGCCTTTGTGCTGTTCATGGTGGTCAAGGGCATCAATTCGCTGAAGCGCGAAGCGGCCAAGGAGCCCGTCGAAACGACGCCGGCCCCAAGCAAGGAAGAAGTCCTGCTCACCGAAATTCGCGATCTGCTGCGCGCCAACCCGCGCTGA
- a CDS encoding nucleoside/nucleotide kinase family protein, with translation MAPERLKLTPQQALSRLVPHILELESQAHRRIAIGFAGGPGTGKSTLAAELVTMLNAVHPGSAQLVPMDGFHMKHAKLEAMGQVDYKGAPHTFEGADFVNFLHHLKTATSEVSGPGYSRKIEDVVENAFTVGADVRVLVVEGNYLLLTEGPWAGVKPLLDYSIFIDVPRDIVKARLLKRHGEEGLFSEERNRAHIERNDLPNYDLVCLSQDRADVIISMDVER, from the coding sequence ATGGCGCCCGAACGCTTGAAGCTGACGCCGCAGCAAGCCCTGTCGCGGCTGGTGCCGCATATTCTCGAGCTCGAAAGCCAGGCGCATCGCCGTATCGCCATCGGCTTTGCCGGTGGCCCTGGCACCGGCAAATCGACGCTGGCCGCCGAGCTGGTCACCATGCTCAACGCCGTGCACCCCGGCAGCGCCCAGCTTGTACCCATGGACGGCTTCCACATGAAGCATGCCAAGCTCGAAGCCATGGGGCAGGTCGACTACAAGGGCGCCCCGCACACCTTCGAAGGCGCGGACTTCGTCAATTTCCTGCACCACCTCAAGACCGCGACGTCAGAGGTCAGCGGCCCGGGTTATTCGCGAAAGATCGAGGATGTGGTCGAGAACGCCTTCACCGTCGGCGCCGATGTGCGCGTGCTGGTCGTCGAGGGCAACTACCTGCTGCTGACCGAAGGCCCCTGGGCCGGCGTCAAGCCGCTGCTCGACTACTCGATTTTCATCGACGTACCCCGCGACATCGTCAAAGCCAGGCTGCTCAAGCGCCATGGCGAGGAGGGGCTGTTCTCCGAGGAGCGTAACCGCGCCCATATCGAGCGCAACGACCTCCCGAATTACGACCTTGTATGCCTATCGCAGGATCGGGCCGACGTGATCATTTCGATGGATGTGGAGCGATAG
- a CDS encoding ATP-binding response regulator, with protein MMPRAGDTATSLRQAIDHIPQGIAVFDAALRLSMSNARYNSLLALPEELVRTGTPLFDIALFLGDRGDFGVGDAARLAIERINLLTASPVTVTQRLGNAGQTLEFHSSRLPDGGLVISFADVTARVRAERELERVNQSLEARVEERTAALTRVNAELESARAKADAANHDKTRFLAAASHDLLQPLNAARLYTSTLIERAKSTGLADLANSIEASLTAVEEIMGALLDISRIDSGALKPAPAPVAARDLLKKIEVEFGPMARERNISLRIVATGASVLVDRTLVGRIVQNLVSNAIKYTNPGGKVLVGLRRRGSRMRLDVIDTGIGFNKDQHRLLFAEFSRLERGARMAQGLGLGLSIVQRLVAALGLTLELDSKEGRGSRFSLFLPATRSIKAAPEAPQPTETSFGTLGLKVLCVDNERAILEAMEGLLSHWGCDVRTALSLKQIDRERLLEGWYPDLVLMDYHLDQTSGLDAIEWLRHNLGGHLPAALVTADRSPAVRTLAEERGIAVVTKPVKPAALRAAISGLANQSRSPAKRAS; from the coding sequence ATGATGCCCCGCGCCGGCGACACGGCAACCAGCCTCAGGCAGGCGATCGACCACATCCCGCAGGGTATTGCCGTGTTCGATGCCGCCTTGCGGCTGAGCATGTCGAATGCGCGCTACAATTCGCTGCTGGCGCTGCCCGAAGAACTGGTGCGGACCGGCACGCCACTTTTCGATATTGCGCTGTTCCTGGGCGATCGCGGCGATTTCGGCGTGGGCGATGCGGCGAGGCTAGCCATCGAGCGGATCAACCTGCTGACGGCCTCGCCGGTGACGGTCACACAGCGCCTCGGTAATGCCGGGCAAACGCTGGAATTTCATTCGAGCCGACTGCCCGATGGTGGCCTGGTCATCAGCTTCGCCGACGTGACAGCGCGGGTTCGCGCCGAGCGGGAGCTGGAACGGGTCAACCAGTCGCTCGAAGCGCGCGTTGAGGAGCGCACCGCAGCGCTGACGCGGGTCAATGCCGAGCTCGAGAGTGCCCGCGCCAAGGCCGATGCGGCCAACCACGACAAGACACGTTTTCTCGCAGCGGCCAGCCACGACCTGTTGCAGCCACTCAATGCGGCGCGACTCTATACCTCGACGCTGATCGAGCGGGCCAAATCCACGGGCCTGGCCGATCTCGCCAATTCCATCGAAGCGTCGCTGACGGCGGTGGAAGAGATCATGGGGGCACTGCTCGACATATCCCGGATTGATAGCGGCGCGCTCAAACCGGCGCCGGCTCCAGTGGCAGCGCGCGACCTGCTGAAGAAGATCGAAGTGGAGTTTGGACCCATGGCGCGCGAGCGTAATATCTCGCTGCGCATCGTCGCCACCGGGGCCAGTGTGCTGGTAGACCGGACGCTGGTGGGTCGCATCGTGCAGAACCTGGTCAGCAACGCGATCAAATACACCAATCCGGGCGGCAAGGTGCTGGTCGGGCTGCGGCGGCGCGGCAGCCGCATGCGGCTTGACGTCATCGATACCGGCATCGGCTTCAACAAGGATCAGCACCGGCTGCTGTTCGCCGAATTCTCGCGGCTGGAGCGCGGCGCCCGCATGGCGCAGGGGCTGGGCCTGGGGCTATCCATTGTGCAGCGCCTGGTGGCTGCCCTGGGGCTGACGCTGGAACTCGATAGCAAGGAAGGTCGCGGATCGCGCTTTTCGCTGTTCCTTCCGGCAACGCGCAGCATCAAGGCCGCGCCCGAGGCGCCGCAGCCGACCGAAACCAGCTTTGGCACGCTAGGGCTCAAGGTGCTTTGCGTCGACAATGAGCGGGCGATCCTGGAGGCCATGGAGGGCCTGCTGAGCCATTGGGGCTGCGATGTGCGGACGGCCCTGTCACTCAAGCAGATCGACCGCGAGCGACTGCTGGAGGGATGGTATCCCGATCTCGTCTTGATGGATTATCACCTCGACCAGACGTCAGGCCTCGATGCGATCGAATGGCTGCGGCACAACCTGGGTGGGCACCTCCCTGCCGCCCTGGTGACTGCCGATCGCAGCCCGGCCGTGCGGACCTTGGCTGAGGAACGTGGCATCGCGGTTGTCACCAAGCCAGTCAAGCCGGCCGCCCTGCGCGCCGCTATCAGCGGGCTGGCCAATCAAAGCCGCAGCCCTGCCAAGCGCGCGAGCTAG
- a CDS encoding YciI family protein, with protein MRYLCLVCFDGNELNTIDAETWKQCQVDSAAYDEKLLRSGHMVHAEALQSIETATTVRVRNGKLSATDGPFAETKEQVAGFILIEAADLNEAIRIAGGIPLARIGSVEVRPVMDFKSGLG; from the coding sequence ATGCGCTATCTGTGCCTCGTCTGCTTTGACGGCAATGAACTCAACACCATCGACGCCGAAACCTGGAAGCAGTGCCAGGTGGACTCTGCGGCCTATGACGAGAAACTGCTGCGCAGCGGTCACATGGTGCATGCAGAGGCGCTGCAATCGATTGAGACCGCGACCACGGTCCGCGTCCGCAATGGCAAGCTATCGGCCACGGACGGGCCATTCGCCGAAACCAAGGAACAGGTGGCCGGCTTCATCTTGATCGAGGCGGCAGACCTCAACGAGGCCATCCGCATTGCTGGTGGTATTCCGCTGGCACGGATCGGCAGCGTCGAGGTGCGCCCGGTGATGGACTTCAAGTCGGGCCTGGGCTAG
- a CDS encoding GNAT family N-acetyltransferase: protein MTFDLSFRTATTIDANAIRDLVRAAYARWVPVIGREPRPMLADYDKAVREHRIDLLRADHRLVGLIETVLHDDQLWIENVAVSPDAQGRGYGRRLLEHAEQVAAEASRSAVRLLTNEAFASNVRLYQGLGYVVERSEPFMGGNTLYMCKML, encoded by the coding sequence ATGACTTTCGACCTGTCCTTCAGAACCGCAACAACTATTGATGCCAACGCAATCCGCGATCTCGTTCGCGCGGCCTATGCCCGCTGGGTGCCCGTGATCGGGCGAGAGCCGCGCCCGATGCTGGCGGACTATGACAAAGCCGTCCGCGAACACCGGATCGACCTGCTGCGCGCGGATCACAGGCTCGTCGGCCTAATCGAGACCGTCCTGCATGACGACCAACTCTGGATCGAGAACGTAGCTGTCTCGCCCGACGCGCAGGGCCGCGGTTATGGGCGTCGATTGCTTGAACATGCCGAGCAAGTCGCGGCGGAGGCCAGTCGTTCGGCGGTACGCCTGCTGACCAACGAGGCCTTCGCGTCCAACGTGCGGCTCTACCAGGGTCTGGGCTATGTGGTCGAGCGCAGCGAGCCGTTCATGGGCGGCAACACACTCTACATGTGCAAGATGCTGTAG
- a CDS encoding phosphotransferase: protein MGWEALGQWGGDVVRIERLAGGVANDVWSLRINGRLAVGRLGTRSDADLAWETNLLQYLDSHGLTVPAPIPTTDGRLFVDGLVVMKYLEGGPPETEADWHRVADTLRRLHQLTQGWPQRPGWRSSTDLLQCDTGTRINLAAMPPEAVVRCRAAWARLTGRATCAVHGDPNPGNVLMSASQVALIDWDEAHVDVPDLDLVLPHNAGDLEGIARDTAEQASAAWEAAVCWDDDHSKRQLALVRAV, encoded by the coding sequence ATGGGATGGGAAGCGCTCGGGCAGTGGGGCGGCGACGTCGTTCGCATCGAACGTCTGGCTGGCGGGGTTGCCAACGATGTCTGGAGCCTGCGCATCAATGGGCGCCTGGCGGTCGGTCGTCTCGGCACCCGGAGCGATGCCGATCTCGCCTGGGAAACCAATCTGCTGCAGTACCTCGACAGCCACGGCCTGACCGTGCCGGCGCCGATCCCGACAACCGACGGTCGGCTGTTCGTCGATGGCCTGGTGGTGATGAAGTACCTGGAGGGTGGTCCACCTGAGACCGAGGCTGACTGGCATCGCGTCGCCGATACGCTCCGTCGGCTGCATCAATTGACCCAGGGCTGGCCGCAGCGTCCGGGCTGGCGCTCGTCGACGGACCTTTTGCAGTGCGACACCGGCACGCGCATCAATCTCGCCGCCATGCCACCCGAAGCGGTAGTTCGGTGCCGGGCCGCGTGGGCCAGGCTCACTGGACGAGCGACATGCGCGGTTCATGGCGACCCCAATCCGGGCAACGTACTCATGTCGGCAAGTCAGGTCGCGCTGATCGACTGGGACGAGGCTCATGTCGATGTCCCCGATCTCGACCTTGTGCTGCCTCATAACGCAGGCGACCTCGAAGGCATCGCGCGTGACACCGCCGAACAGGCTTCAGCCGCCTGGGAAGCTGCCGTCTGCTGGGATGACGATCATTCCAAAAGGCAACTCGCTCTGGTTCGCGCGGTTTAG
- a CDS encoding RNA polymerase sigma factor: MADFAAIYRAEARPVLATLIRLLGGFDLAEEALHDAWLAALDQWPREGVPRNPRSWLVSTGRFKAIDKLRRKARFDRSQDELILRMDVPDEPFEVEPQTIVDDQLRLIFTCCHPALAPDAQVALTLREIAGLTTEDIAAAYLTKPTTIAQRIVRAKAKIRDARIPYEVPEPAELADRLETVLHVLYLIFNAGYSAPSGLVPLRTDLSSEAIRLMRLVNDLIDEPDAKGLLALMLLNDARRDARLDVAGELVPLDEQDRARWNRPQIDEGAALVAQIFAERRLGAYSIQAAIAAEHGQSATAEATDWQRIVSLYDLLLRLEPSPIVDLNRAVAVAMAHGPEVGLAIVDRIDADGSLSQFHLLHATRADLLRRAGRTHEARTAYAEAIALSQQEAERRFLQRRLNGLPS; encoded by the coding sequence GTGGCCGATTTTGCAGCGATCTATCGGGCCGAAGCGCGGCCGGTGCTGGCGACGCTGATCCGGCTGCTCGGCGGGTTTGATCTGGCCGAGGAGGCATTGCACGATGCCTGGCTCGCCGCGCTCGATCAGTGGCCGCGCGAGGGCGTGCCGCGCAATCCGAGATCGTGGCTGGTATCGACCGGGCGGTTCAAGGCGATCGACAAGCTGCGGCGCAAGGCGCGGTTCGATCGATCGCAGGACGAGTTGATCCTGCGCATGGACGTGCCGGACGAACCATTCGAGGTGGAGCCTCAGACCATCGTCGACGACCAGTTGCGGCTGATCTTCACCTGCTGCCATCCGGCCCTGGCGCCGGATGCGCAGGTGGCGTTGACGCTGCGGGAGATAGCCGGGCTGACGACCGAGGACATCGCGGCGGCGTACCTCACCAAGCCCACGACGATCGCCCAGCGTATCGTGCGGGCCAAGGCGAAGATCCGGGATGCGCGGATACCCTATGAGGTGCCCGAGCCGGCGGAGCTAGCGGACCGGCTGGAGACCGTGCTGCATGTGCTCTACCTGATCTTCAACGCCGGCTATTCGGCTCCATCAGGGTTGGTGCCTTTGCGCACCGACCTGTCGTCCGAGGCGATCAGGTTGATGCGGCTGGTCAACGATCTCATCGATGAACCGGATGCCAAGGGTCTGCTGGCGCTGATGCTGCTCAACGATGCCCGACGCGACGCGCGGCTGGATGTGGCGGGCGAGCTGGTGCCGCTGGATGAGCAGGACAGGGCCCGCTGGAACCGGCCTCAAATCGACGAAGGGGCGGCGCTGGTTGCGCAGATTTTCGCAGAGCGGCGGCTGGGCGCCTATTCCATCCAAGCCGCGATTGCAGCCGAGCACGGGCAGAGTGCCACGGCTGAAGCGACTGACTGGCAACGGATCGTTTCGCTCTATGACTTGCTGCTGCGACTTGAGCCCTCGCCCATCGTCGACCTCAATCGGGCTGTCGCGGTGGCGATGGCGCATGGTCCGGAGGTGGGATTGGCTATCGTTGACAGGATTGATGCGGACGGCAGCCTGTCGCAGTTCCACCTGCTACACGCCACGCGCGCCGACCTGTTACGGCGCGCGGGGCGAACGCATGAGGCGCGCACCGCCTATGCCGAAGCCATCGCACTCAGCCAGCAGGAGGCCGAACGGCGGTTTCTGCAGCGACGGTTGAATGGTCTGCCGTCTTAG